A segment of the bacterium genome:
CATGGACGTGGATTACAGTGACTCGGCGAGCTGGGATTTGCGCGCGCTCGGTGCTCCGGAAGCGTGGACGCGCGGCCAGGGGGCCGGAGTGCGTATCGGTGTGGTCGATAGCGGCGTCGACATCAACCACGCAGCTCTCGTGCCGAATCTGGTGAGTCGCGCTACTGAGCGGATGGGCCAGGACATCGACGGCAACGGCATTCCCGGTGACGAACACGGGGCCAATCTGGCGCACCTGGCGATCTCGCGTGTCGATGGCAAACCGCGGATCGCTCTCGGACTCGTCAACGATCTATCCGACTGGGACGGGGCTCTGAGTGGTCGCCCCGGCAAGCATTGGGGGCACGGCACGAAGGTCGCCTCGCTGGCGCTTGGAGCCGGTGGAATGGGTCACCGCCTCGGTACGGCACCGCGCGCGGAACTCCTGGTCGTCGACGTGCAGGAGAACCTGCGCCGTAGCCGGAGTTCGCTGGGTGACGTCGATCCGCGCATGCGAGAGTCCGGCTCAAAGGCCGGGGAGTTGCGCTCTCCGCTGTGGTCGCGAGCAGCCGGAATCGTGTACGCCACCGCCGAGCACGCGCGCGTGATCACCTGTGCCTGGGCGAGTGACAAACCCAGTTGGATTCTGCACGACGCTCTGCTCTACGCGGAAGACAACTGTGCCGTACCGGTGTGTGCAGCCAGCACGGCCGGTGAATACCCGGGCAAGTGGCGGCGCAACTGGTTGAAGAGCCTGCCAGAACCCGATACCGGTGCGGTCTACGACTCCTGGAGCGGTGTGATTTCCAAAGACTTCTACCGTCGGCCATTGCGCGCGACGCTAGTGGTGGATTCGCTCGACGGCGACTTCGATTCCGCGGATCCGGATCTCGCAGTTCTGACGAATCAAGGGGGTCACCATCTACAGGCTGCGGTCTCGACTCCGCGCAACGACGCTTCGCCCACAACGGATCGCCGCACGGGAGTGTTCTCGGGACCCGACGCCGCTGCGGGTCTGACCGCAGGTGCGGCCGCGTTGATCACCGGCTTGCGACCTGACCTGGAACCCTGGGCGATCAGCGCCGCCCTGCGCCGCGGGGTGGATTCGCGCGGCCAGCTTTCGATCCCCGCCGCGCTCACGATTGCCGATCAGGAGCCCCACGGCCCCTGCGAGGCGATCACGATGCGCGAAGAGATCCGGGTTGCGGATCCGTGGTGGAAGCGCGTAAAGGTGAAGGCTTCGATGAGACAGCCGGGGGACCGGGACGAGGATTCGCCACCCGCCAGTCCCGATCGCTAGTCCGCCAGCCAGGCCACGCGCAGACTTCTCAGGGTCGGTCCAAGGGTTCCTTTAGCAATAGTGCCCGCGCCCGGCTGAGGTTCCTGCGAGCGTCGGCAAAATCTGCGCGCAACGCGACTGCGCGCTCGAACTCGCCAAGTGCCTCGCGCAACTGTCCGCGACTGGCCAACGCCACGCCGAGCTGGTTGTGTGCCTCGGGAAGTTCGGGGTCCAGACGCACCGCCTCTCGGAAATGAGCGAGTGCTTCTTTCGGATTACCGCGCTGTCGAAGTGCAATTCCCAGGTTGTTATGCAAGAGGGCATCATCGGGTGTCTGCACGAGGATCTGTCGATACTGCGCAATCGCTTCGTCCACGCGGCCTTTTAGATGCAAGAGGCCAGCGACGTTGGTGCGAAATTTGGCGTCCTGCGGATCGATCTTCGAAGCTGCGATGAAGTGTGAGAGCGCCTCGTCGAGTCGTCCGCCCAGCCTCGTGACGATGCCGAGGTTGTTGTGGATGACTGCGTTGTCGCTCGTGACCTCGAGAGTGTGCGTGTAGAGCGAAACGCTATTGCGCCAGCGCACGGCCTGGGCCTGGGTCTGCCAGCCCCAGTACAGTGCGAGTGCCACGCTGGAGATCACCGCAATCTGGCGGCCGCGCGGGCTGTCGCGTAGAACATCGACGGCTCCCCAGGTGATCGCGATCAGAAGACCGATGATCGGCACGTACATGTATCGATCCGCCATCGAGTGCGCGTCTGCGCCGTTTGCGACGATGCCGATTACCGGAACCAGGCTGCCGACGAACCAGAGCCAGCCCACAATCAAGTACCGGCGGCGATGTAGCATCAGGACTGCGAGGGAGATCGCGAGCAATAACAGCGCACACCCGAGCACCTGCCAAGCTGCCCACATACCGGGAAGATTGGGGTAGAGCGGCGCCAGGTCGACGGGCCATAGCGTCTTGGCGATATAGCGCAGATAGGCGGTCAGTGCGGTGGAGACCCGATGCGCCAGTGGCAGGGTCTGAGTGTCGGCCACGCCGCGTTGCACCAATAAGGTCAGCAGTGAAAACACCGCGACCAGCAGGAACATGGGCAGTTTCTCGACGACCAGAGAACGCAATCGACCGGGCCAGAGCGCGTCCCAGTCGAAGCGCTGCAGTGGCCAGTAGTCGAGCAGCAAGAGCAGCATCGGCATGGTG
Coding sequences within it:
- a CDS encoding tetratricopeptide repeat protein, with amino-acid sequence MGELEKTPVRRSAAHELLAVLVLVVATVGAYWGVWNYEFVHWDDWAYVVENAQVRAGLTWQGLSWAFTTDTMALWHPLTWLSHMLDSQVFGAEGAGGAHVTSLGLHVLNGGLLLLLLRSATGSFWRSLFVSLAFALHPLQVESVAWVAERKNVLSTAFWLLGMISYVRYAKTEGRGWYAASIACLALGLMAKPMLVTMPMLLLLLDYWPLQRFDWDALWPGRLRSLVVEKLPMFLLVAVFSLLTLLVQRGVADTQTLPLAHRVSTALTAYLRYIAKTLWPVDLAPLYPNLPGMWAAWQVLGCALLLLAISLAVLMLHRRRYLIVGWLWFVGSLVPVIGIVANGADAHSMADRYMYVPIIGLLIAITWGAVDVLRDSPRGRQIAVISSVALALYWGWQTQAQAVRWRNSVSLYTHTLEVTSDNAVIHNNLGIVTRLGGRLDEALSHFIAASKIDPQDAKFRTNVAGLLHLKGRVDEAIAQYRQILVQTPDDALLHNNLGIALRQRGNPKEALAHFREAVRLDPELPEAHNQLGVALASRGQLREALGEFERAVALRADFADARRNLSRARALLLKEPLDRP
- a CDS encoding S8 family serine peptidase, which produces MDANHPTRSIPISLLCLVLGSVWLGACNTRLLDVSPPLDLWQPAMAPSDPAQLRVEPANIVASMGESARLTLAGRAIAGASCLYTGGVIGTLPTIEIKSPLQPGPIDILCHNGELNAHAQVTFVETAELPVTDPYAGGVALFKLRRLKRYLDSPEGTQKLGHYGLDSKLRRLGAWVMPAFPFDRSGMRDYVGIDRWVAIEFPEGVNYYQAVELLRGDREIEHESYTPLDVSFVRVEKTQSWPTELVRPTREARAPVRGSTKYSRIMDVDYSDSASWDLRALGAPEAWTRGQGAGVRIGVVDSGVDINHAALVPNLVSRATERMGQDIDGNGIPGDEHGANLAHLAISRVDGKPRIALGLVNDLSDWDGALSGRPGKHWGHGTKVASLALGAGGMGHRLGTAPRAELLVVDVQENLRRSRSSLGDVDPRMRESGSKAGELRSPLWSRAAGIVYATAEHARVITCAWASDKPSWILHDALLYAEDNCAVPVCAASTAGEYPGKWRRNWLKSLPEPDTGAVYDSWSGVISKDFYRRPLRATLVVDSLDGDFDSADPDLAVLTNQGGHHLQAAVSTPRNDASPTTDRRTGVFSGPDAAAGLTAGAAALITGLRPDLEPWAISAALRRGVDSRGQLSIPAALTIADQEPHGPCEAITMREEIRVADPWWKRVKVKASMRQPGDRDEDSPPASPDR